The following proteins are encoded in a genomic region of Pelodictyon phaeoclathratiforme BU-1:
- a CDS encoding Hsp20/alpha crystallin family protein, which translates to MSLSLYKRDPLKMFEDVFNDKVSPFFSSMVAPAFKVDVSEDDDAIFIEADIPGVKKEDIKVSMEDNVLSISVERTQSEEEKKKGYHRVERSWGSLSRSFTVGENIDAAKIEAKYDNGVLRIVVPKVEPTPKTGKEIPVS; encoded by the coding sequence ATGTCACTGTCGCTTTACAAAAGGGATCCCCTGAAAATGTTCGAGGATGTTTTCAATGATAAGGTGTCGCCTTTTTTCTCTTCAATGGTAGCGCCAGCCTTCAAGGTTGATGTCAGTGAGGACGATGATGCGATATTTATTGAGGCTGATATTCCCGGTGTTAAAAAAGAGGATATCAAGGTTTCGATGGAAGATAATGTACTCTCTATCTCTGTGGAGAGAACCCAGAGTGAGGAGGAGAAGAAAAAGGGGTATCACCGCGTTGAGCGGTCGTGGGGGAGCCTCAGCCGCAGTTTTACGGTTGGCGAGAACATCGATGCCGCAAAGATTGAGGCAAAATATGATAATGGAGTGCTCAGGATTGTTGTTCCCAAAGTGGAGCCTACTCCAAAAACAGGGAAGGAGATTCCTGTCAGCTAA
- a CDS encoding DUF2934 domain-containing protein encodes MSKKSQKKVEPVALDGVLSAEEREESIRLTAYYRWKKKGERYGEDQDDWFEAEEAYNDSFPDAGGD; translated from the coding sequence ATGTCAAAAAAATCACAGAAAAAGGTAGAACCTGTGGCTCTTGACGGGGTTCTTTCAGCTGAGGAGCGCGAAGAGTCAATCAGGCTGACGGCTTATTATCGGTGGAAAAAGAAGGGTGAGAGATATGGAGAAGATCAGGATGATTGGTTTGAAGCGGAAGAGGCTTACAATGATTCTTTTCCCGATGCTGGTGGCGATTGA
- the sucC gene encoding ADP-forming succinate--CoA ligase subunit beta — translation MNIHEYQGKDILRKFGVAVPRGIVAYSPEEAKQAAEQLFDELGCPVVVIKAQIHAGGRGKAGGVKLAKSPEESLDIAHQLIGMTLITHQTGPEGKEVRRVLVEEGMNIEKEFYVGITLDRSTSKNVLMVSTEGGMEIEKVAEETPERLLKIQIDPLFGMQGFQAREAAFFLGLKGEQFRNAVNFITALYNAYISIDAALAEINPLVVTKEGKVLALDAKINFDDNALFRHKEFHELRDTNEEDPFEVEASKSNLNYVRLDGNVGCMVNGAGLAMGTMDMIQLAGGKPANFLDVGGSASPQTVEEGFKIILSDKNVKAILVNIFGGIVRCDRVAGGIIEAAKKIDLHLPVIVRLEGTNAPIAQKMLDDSGLNLIAAKGLRDAAQKVQEALAAS, via the coding sequence ATGAACATTCATGAATATCAAGGCAAGGATATCCTGAGAAAATTCGGGGTTGCCGTGCCAAGAGGAATTGTAGCCTATTCACCTGAAGAAGCAAAACAGGCGGCTGAGCAGCTTTTTGATGAGCTCGGTTGTCCGGTTGTTGTTATAAAAGCACAGATTCATGCCGGAGGCAGAGGAAAGGCTGGTGGAGTAAAACTCGCCAAATCACCTGAAGAGAGCCTTGATATTGCCCACCAACTGATTGGCATGACGCTCATTACCCATCAAACCGGCCCGGAAGGCAAAGAGGTCAGAAGAGTTCTTGTCGAAGAGGGTATGAATATCGAAAAGGAGTTTTATGTCGGTATTACCCTTGACCGCTCAACCTCGAAGAATGTTCTGATGGTTTCGACCGAAGGCGGCATGGAAATTGAGAAAGTTGCTGAAGAGACTCCGGAAAGGCTCCTGAAAATCCAGATTGACCCTCTCTTTGGCATGCAGGGATTCCAGGCACGCGAAGCCGCCTTCTTTCTCGGGCTCAAGGGTGAACAGTTCCGCAACGCCGTAAACTTCATCACTGCGCTTTACAACGCTTATATCTCTATTGACGCCGCACTGGCCGAAATCAATCCGCTGGTTGTCACCAAAGAGGGAAAAGTGCTTGCACTCGACGCAAAAATTAACTTTGACGACAACGCTCTTTTCCGCCACAAAGAGTTCCACGAACTACGCGATACCAACGAAGAGGATCCATTTGAAGTCGAAGCCTCAAAATCCAATCTCAACTACGTCCGCCTTGACGGTAATGTCGGTTGCATGGTCAACGGCGCAGGACTGGCTATGGGCACCATGGACATGATCCAGCTTGCTGGCGGGAAACCGGCGAATTTCCTTGATGTTGGTGGTTCAGCAAGCCCGCAAACTGTTGAAGAGGGATTCAAGATCATTTTGAGTGACAAAAACGTCAAAGCAATCCTTGTCAATATTTTCGGTGGTATTGTTCGCTGTGACCGCGTAGCAGGTGGCATTATCGAAGCCGCAAAAAAAATAGACCTGCACCTGCCAGTCATTGTCCGCCTTGAAGGAACCAATGCGCCAATAGCACAGAAAATGCTTGATGATTCAGGCTTGAACCTTATTGCGGCAAAAGGACTCCGTGATGCGGCCCAAAAAGTACAGGAAGCACTGGCAGCCTCCTGA
- a CDS encoding nucleoside deaminase, translating into MMDFAYCMELAFREAIKAFERKEVPVGAVVLDSNGHVIGRGYNQVEALCDSTAHAEMIALTSAMATLGSKYLNDCTLAVTLEPCPMCAGAIVNAKVGRVIFGAYDPKMGAAGTVMNVTGSRQLNHQPEVFGGIMENKCRNLLQDFFRELRKGSDQ; encoded by the coding sequence ATGATGGATTTTGCGTATTGCATGGAACTGGCTTTTCGTGAGGCAATCAAGGCGTTTGAACGCAAGGAGGTTCCTGTGGGTGCGGTTGTTCTCGACAGTAATGGTCATGTCATTGGGAGGGGGTATAATCAGGTTGAAGCGCTTTGTGATTCCACTGCACATGCTGAAATGATTGCATTGACTTCAGCCATGGCAACACTCGGCAGCAAATATCTCAATGATTGTACCCTTGCCGTGACGTTGGAACCCTGCCCGATGTGTGCCGGGGCTATCGTTAATGCCAAGGTCGGAAGGGTTATTTTTGGAGCCTATGATCCGAAAATGGGAGCTGCGGGTACGGTTATGAATGTGACGGGATCCCGACAGCTCAATCATCAGCCGGAGGTCTTTGGCGGGATCATGGAAAACAAGTGCCGGAATTTACTGCAGGATTTTTTCAGGGAACTTCGGAAGGGGAGTGATCAGTAG
- a CDS encoding nitronate monooxygenase, which yields MNVDNFRLQIGGKEYVPIIIGGMGVNISTTELALAAAKLGGIGHISDAIVSYVCDRIFNTTFVSRKRKKYAQFSNNPDKSAVLFDLEEVAAAQKKYIEYTISQKTGSGDIFLNCMEKLTMNSGIETLKVRLTAAMDAGIDGLTLAAGLNLRTLDLIQDHPRFRDVKIGIIISSVRALAIFLKRAVRLNRLPEYIIVEGPLAGGHLGFGANDWHTFDLKTIFTEVLAFLKKEGLNIPVIPAGGIFTGTDAADYLQLGAGGVQVATRFTISKEAGLPAEVKQNYLNAKEEDIVVNMASTTGYPMRMLTSSPTLRYAIRPNCEGLGYLLENGGKCSYIDAYYAAIAEREAGQPLAVKEKTCLCTGMANYDCWTCGHTTYRLKETTNMLANGKWQLPTAEDIFLDYQFSTDQAIRLPKPEVT from the coding sequence ATGAACGTAGACAATTTCAGATTACAAATAGGCGGAAAAGAGTATGTACCCATCATTATTGGGGGCATGGGTGTTAACATTTCAACAACAGAGCTTGCCCTTGCTGCTGCCAAACTCGGCGGAATAGGCCACATTTCTGATGCTATCGTCAGCTACGTTTGTGACAGGATATTCAACACCACTTTTGTAAGTCGGAAAAGAAAAAAGTACGCCCAGTTCAGTAACAATCCTGATAAGTCAGCGGTTCTGTTTGACCTTGAAGAGGTCGCCGCAGCCCAAAAAAAATATATTGAGTACACGATCTCCCAAAAAACAGGAAGTGGTGACATTTTTCTGAACTGCATGGAAAAGCTGACCATGAACAGCGGTATCGAAACACTGAAGGTACGGCTGACCGCAGCGATGGATGCCGGTATTGACGGCTTGACCCTCGCGGCAGGTCTCAACCTCCGGACACTTGACCTTATTCAGGATCATCCAAGGTTCCGTGATGTCAAAATTGGCATTATCATCTCCTCCGTCAGGGCTCTTGCCATCTTTCTGAAACGGGCAGTGCGCCTGAACCGTCTCCCCGAGTACATCATTGTGGAAGGGCCACTTGCCGGTGGTCACCTTGGCTTTGGAGCAAACGACTGGCATACCTTCGATCTCAAAACGATCTTTACTGAAGTACTTGCTTTTCTGAAAAAGGAGGGGCTGAACATTCCGGTGATCCCTGCAGGAGGTATATTTACCGGCACTGATGCCGCAGACTATCTTCAACTTGGAGCTGGTGGCGTACAGGTTGCAACCCGCTTTACCATCAGCAAAGAGGCTGGTCTTCCCGCTGAGGTCAAACAAAACTATCTCAATGCAAAAGAGGAAGATATCGTCGTGAACATGGCCTCTACCACCGGTTATCCCATGCGGATGCTCACCTCTTCACCAACCCTTCGTTATGCCATAAGACCGAATTGCGAGGGGCTTGGCTACCTGCTTGAAAATGGAGGGAAATGTTCCTATATCGACGCCTATTACGCGGCCATTGCAGAAAGAGAAGCAGGGCAACCACTTGCCGTGAAGGAGAAGACCTGCCTCTGTACCGGCATGGCCAATTATGACTGCTGGACCTGTGGCCATACCACCTACCGCCTCAAAGAGACAACAAATATGCTTGCAAACGGAAAATGGCAGCTTCCGACGGCGGAAGATATTTTTCTTGACTACCAGTTCAGCACCGACCAGGCCATCAGGCTGCCGAAACCAGAGGTTACTTGA